From Burkholderia cenocepacia, the proteins below share one genomic window:
- a CDS encoding DUF3175 domain-containing protein, whose amino-acid sequence MPSASASHAHDKPHGKRHTRRPGRARSADPAHRKRWSGKVTQKSDALDIEPDIFKSDDPAAIAASLKRSAEHSRRRKASPFQSAMSMLNFYVNRAGRNLPKTRRATLERAKRKLREAFGRKP is encoded by the coding sequence ATGCCTTCCGCTTCTGCTTCCCACGCGCACGACAAGCCGCACGGCAAACGCCACACGCGCCGCCCCGGCCGCGCGCGCAGCGCCGACCCGGCCCACCGCAAGCGCTGGTCCGGCAAAGTCACGCAAAAAAGCGATGCGCTCGACATCGAGCCCGACATCTTCAAATCCGACGATCCGGCCGCGATCGCCGCGTCGCTGAAGCGCTCGGCCGAACACAGCCGCCGCCGCAAGGCGTCGCCGTTCCAGTCGGCGATGTCGATGCTGAACTTCTACGTGAACCGCGCCGGCCGCAACCTGCCGAAAACGCGCCGCGCGACCCTCGAACGCGCGAAGCGGAAACTGCGCGAAGCCTTCGGCCGCAAGCCCTGA
- a CDS encoding DUF3022 domain-containing protein, translating to MQSNSRILVDNDELDGDASDTDDLDTTVHVDVETGRVMFHAAWANPVEAPPEAARHSVVLALECSTMERYADLDEGARMRVHAMLHDAVQQTLEQLPDTDENLTLTVELTDAMLDAVRHLQ from the coding sequence ATGCAATCGAATTCCCGGATTTTGGTGGACAACGACGAGCTCGACGGCGACGCAAGCGACACGGACGATCTCGACACGACGGTCCATGTGGACGTCGAGACGGGCAGGGTCATGTTCCATGCGGCGTGGGCGAACCCTGTCGAGGCGCCGCCCGAGGCGGCCCGCCATTCGGTCGTGCTCGCGCTCGAATGCTCGACGATGGAACGCTACGCGGATCTGGACGAAGGCGCGCGGATGCGTGTTCACGCGATGCTGCACGACGCCGTGCAGCAGACGCTGGAACAGTTGCCCGATACCGACGAGAACCTGACGCTGACGGTCGAGCTGACCGACGCGATGCTCGACGCCGTGCGTCATCTGCAGTAA